In Ktedonobacterales bacterium, a genomic segment contains:
- a CDS encoding cellulose-binding protein produces MLKNLKARQAVYTFLSSSLLLIAFVASAGSAVAASAAVQVTVNVKSSLGTIPDTAFGLNTAAWDAHLLDPGVAQLLRQAGVNVLRFPGGSTADFYHWKTNTVTSTKYGSVNPKDPFDAFMKVASRAGARPMLTVNYGSNTAGTGGGDPQEAADWVRYANSDKHYGVRYWEVGNEVYGNGSYGAKWEVDLHKEIGPAAYAKNALDFIKAMKEVDPTIQVGLVLTAPGNWPDGSNPDWNNNVLSIACQQMDFAAVHWYPQSPGSETDSGLLSSTNQITNMVATLRDKINQNCGSHASKVKIMITETNSVNFNPGKQTVSPINGLFLADSYLSWLENGVTNIDWWGLHNGMTTGQNNSASLSGDTQYGDYGILSSGSKAPGFKEPPANTPFAPYYALQLLTRLASPGDHMLQASAPGQTQLTVHAISKKNGQIALLLINKDHDAEHPVNLALAGLSQDLGQFSAEIYSYGLESGSLQSTVHPSFAQTFLQPLSPYSMSLILLTPHRCIASA; encoded by the coding sequence ATGCTGAAGAACCTGAAGGCGCGGCAAGCTGTGTATACGTTTTTAAGCTCGTCACTGCTTCTGATTGCGTTTGTGGCGAGCGCGGGAAGCGCCGTCGCGGCAAGCGCCGCCGTCCAGGTCACTGTCAACGTGAAGTCATCCCTTGGAACTATCCCTGATACCGCCTTTGGTCTGAACACCGCCGCCTGGGACGCGCATTTGCTCGATCCCGGCGTGGCTCAACTGCTGCGCCAGGCAGGCGTGAATGTTTTGCGTTTTCCTGGGGGTTCGACTGCCGATTTCTATCACTGGAAAACCAATACAGTGACATCCACCAAATACGGGAGCGTCAACCCGAAAGACCCGTTTGATGCGTTCATGAAAGTGGCAAGCCGGGCTGGCGCTCGCCCGATGCTGACTGTCAATTATGGGTCAAATACGGCTGGCACTGGGGGCGGCGATCCGCAAGAGGCGGCAGACTGGGTGCGCTATGCCAACAGCGACAAACACTATGGGGTGCGCTATTGGGAGGTTGGCAACGAGGTCTACGGCAATGGCAGCTATGGCGCGAAGTGGGAAGTTGATCTGCACAAGGAGATTGGCCCGGCTGCCTACGCGAAGAATGCGCTCGACTTTATCAAGGCCATGAAGGAAGTTGACCCAACGATTCAGGTCGGACTGGTGCTGACAGCGCCGGGCAACTGGCCCGATGGGTCCAATCCTGATTGGAACAACAATGTGCTTTCGATTGCCTGCCAGCAGATGGACTTTGCCGCTGTCCATTGGTATCCGCAGAGTCCCGGCAGCGAAACCGATTCGGGTCTGCTGAGCAGCACCAATCAGATTACCAATATGGTCGCTACGCTGCGAGACAAGATCAACCAGAACTGCGGCAGCCATGCCAGCAAGGTGAAAATCATGATTACCGAGACCAACTCGGTTAACTTCAACCCTGGCAAGCAGACGGTAAGCCCTATCAATGGGCTTTTCCTGGCCGACAGTTATCTGAGTTGGCTGGAAAATGGTGTGACGAATATTGACTGGTGGGGGTTACACAACGGCATGACCACCGGCCAGAACAACAGCGCCTCACTGTCTGGAGATACACAGTATGGCGATTATGGGATTCTGTCGAGCGGGAGCAAGGCGCCTGGTTTCAAGGAACCGCCAGCAAATACGCCCTTCGCGCCCTACTATGCGCTGCAATTGTTGACCAGATTGGCCTCGCCTGGGGATCACATGCTGCAAGCTTCTGCGCCGGGCCAGACGCAACTGACGGTGCATGCGATCAGCAAGAAGAACGGACAGATCGCCCTGCTCTTGATTAACAAAGACCATGATGCGGAGCATCCGGTCAATCTGGCTTTAGCCGGGCTGAGCCAGGATTTAGGGCAGTTCAGTGCGGAAATCTACAGCTATGGGCTGGAGTCAGGCTCTTTGCAGTCTACCGTTCATCCGTCGTTTGCGCAAACGTTCTTGCAGCCCCTTTCGCCCTATTCGATGTCGCTTATTCTGCTGACACCACACCGCTGTATTGCCAGCGCGTAA
- a CDS encoding SRPBCC domain-containing protein: MDFNGNHEFAGSQSKVYAAFFDSNILAAAVPGCKEAKWVDPQTLELEVEITKIPGLNGIYEGQVKVTDQQEPSHFKLSVQRNSVQGTATIDLADAGGKTNLSYKFEASLQGAYKVADNIVGAQAVKMLLGQFFKQVEKQISG; encoded by the coding sequence ATGGATTTCAACGGAAATCACGAGTTTGCGGGGAGCCAGAGCAAAGTCTACGCGGCCTTTTTCGATTCCAATATTTTAGCCGCCGCAGTCCCTGGCTGCAAAGAGGCGAAGTGGGTTGACCCTCAGACGCTGGAACTGGAAGTGGAAATCACAAAAATCCCCGGCCTCAACGGGATTTACGAAGGCCAGGTGAAAGTGACAGACCAGCAAGAGCCATCTCATTTTAAGCTGAGCGTCCAGCGCAATTCGGTTCAGGGAACCGCTACCATTGACCTGGCCGACGCGGGCGGCAAGACCAATCTGAGCTACAAGTTCGAGGCCAGCTTGCAAGGGGCGTATAAGGTTGCCGATAATATAGTCGGCGCCCAGGCGGTCAAAATGCTGCTCGGCCAGTTTTTCAAGCAAGTGGAGAAACAAATTAGCGGCTAG